In the Mastacembelus armatus chromosome 17, fMasArm1.2, whole genome shotgun sequence genome, one interval contains:
- the arhgap21b gene encoding rho GTPase-activating protein 21 isoform X3, which translates to MMASRWVNSCEDDERQQARSSLCESDSPEWRSLFDSPSAQYPTEDEPFSWPRPKTVRLHRTSQGFGFTLRHFIVYPPESTVHSFPEEDHGRRGRQRNRLEPMDTIFVKQVKEGGPAHEAGLCTGDRIVKVNGASIIGKAYCEVISLIQDSGDFLELCVMPKDEDILQLAYSQDAYLRGHSSYSGNACHIPEPPPLCYPRVDCKPTGMAQVTDSAGQVCRGSAAPPDHGYRKEITVPPSPPPQPYPKSQMAVCMRNDSVRTVVVPPDTIQKGRVGPAQRIDYIDPVLVKGRPGSLAQYPQPRMADVYPAGPAMVSYGGQAPHYQANHQNIDWRTYQTYREYIDNKGIHSYGSRTIQERLDSLRASSQNTFSATHHIPWGDWGPKGIRRRSTSHERSYQGPPPQFQIAPRSASQDRMSNAERMARNWPPRSVSQDAILHKPRAKSIDYVEHTEFSRPSERRGVYGRTDQGTRPSRQSMPRQAMLYRPSVGYSGGIRGAPNPSLYSKGPDSLQARSSPMLSERHSHFAKSARAEQSFADQRTSVKGNYAALTIQQGQGRMRTETMQPVEAGRDAALVGHRSSSCSSPKQMHQRPSILRPPHPDSQSQINGQSPTESGVVLREKPPSGKNPSPLRHPSYILAVNDDGADSTADVVACWLPNDARREIHIRRLGEQHHTSCSSNLDESLDSIPFIDEPVSPSVDREAAPIPPSSVISVAPSITTGPSSPGSPCPAIRRQLSHDQESLRSALLESESASKTERSKSYDEGLDNYQEEVRGRSSSKHMPSFRGLRKALDGHKSSADSGSRRDSSSDIFADSSKEGLLNFRQLNTDKNKRVGGGMRSWKQMYAVLQGHTLTLYKDRKDASSHASTQCDEDPQRISIKACLIDISYSDTRRKNVLRLTTSDCEYLFQAEGRDEMLSWIKVIQENSNPDEENGAVTSQDLISRKIKEYNMMSAPSSRSEPSPKTTRQSLSIKQAFLGGKTDAKIHSPHSPKTGEERRALKDDSSPPRDRNWKMGIAGIMRKPFEKKTSAGVTFGVRLDDCPPAQANRFVPLIVEICCKVVEERGLEYTGIYRVPGNNAAISSMQEELNSKGMTDIDIQEDKWRDLNVISSLLKSFFRKLPEPLFTNEKYADFIEANRTEDSVERLKELKRLIHELPDHHYETLKFLCAHLKRVSDNCEKNKMEPRNLAIVFGPTLVRTSEDNMINMVNHMPDQCKIVENLIQQYDWFFTDDTVEDPVTTAEQESTVQSQPVPNIDHLLSNIGRTAPSPGEVSDSACSDSSKSKQGLWGSGKDQCSKEMLRSSFFASRKRKKPKDKAHPSSSDDDLDAVFSKKELPEESQQQPLWSPDRGAEEEGETDKECVKEKHRGSSEEQCDKINREESLSSSLVSQPSPSLPPEHISSSLHTGSPYTSPSHSPNLSYRMPMVHQSSLSDPPYNYDDTVSDLGTMNSTSSQASVPRVRRGKMVTLGPEAGPNGLGAEVCSITSDYSTTSSMTFLTGAELSALSPEVQSVAESRGGDDADDERSELISEGRPMETDSESDLSVFTVGRVNQRELQQASQPLSSHRLIECDTLSRKKAAQQKTNSESSLDGARSDKDSNKLPHIMGSVKGRSTGSLSSSSRGDLDKAEPTWRLKITDRLKVRLRMSVDDMFGVGSQRSRSPEGRSKKKNIRRRHTMGGQRDFAELSVLGDWPQQGGIGSGSRSELSAVDRLKPKCSSQDFSIGDWIARERHRTSNPEVSLDSSDQQGLLCMGNPQNLGASSSSELPPLPTEVLNGVPQSKNLSLSATAHPHKLSSSQVVHSRFYQYL; encoded by the exons GCCTACTCTCAGGATGCCTACCTCCGTGGCCACAGTAGCTACAGCGGAAATGCCTGTCACATTCCTGAGCCGCCCCCACTATGTTACCCCAGAGTAGACTGTAAGCCTACGGGCATGGCCCAGGTGACTGACTCAGCAGGACAGGTCTGCCGAGGGTCAGCAGCGCCTCCTGACCATGGGTACCGGAAGGAGATCACTGTGcccccatctcctcctcctcagccatATCCAAAAAGCCAGATGGCAGTTTGCATGCGCAACGACAGCGTGAGAACTGTAGTGGTTCCCCCTGATACAATCCAAAAAGGGCGTGTGGGTCCAGCACAAAGGATAGATTACATAGACCCTGTCTTAGTCAAGGGGAGACCTGGGTCACTAGCGCAGTACCCTCAACCTAGAATGGCTGATGTCTACCCCGCTGGTCCAGCAATGGTTTCATATGGTGGTCAGGCACCTCACTACCAAGCCAACCATCAAAACATTGATTGGCGTACTTATCAGACATACAGGGAATACATTGACAACAAAGGAATCCATTCCTATGGTAGTCGGACTATTCAAGAGAGACTGGACAGTTTGCGAGCTTCCAGTCAGAACACCTTTAGTGCTACTCATCACATTCCCTGGGGAGACTGGGGTCCTAAGGGGATACGACGGAGAAGTACCTCCCATGAACGGTCATATCAAGGACCTCCACCCCAGTTTCAGATTGCCCCACGCAGTGCCTCCCAAGACAGGATGAGCAATGCAGAGAGGATGGCCAGGAACTGGCCCCCTCGCAGCGTTTCCCAAGATGCCATACTGCACAAACCCCGGGCAAAATCCATAGATTATGTTGAACATACAGAGTTTTCTCGGCCcagtgagaggagaggagtatATGGAAGAACAGACCAAGGTACGAGACCCAGCCGACAGTCTATGCCCAGACAGGCCATGCTCTACAGGCCTTCAGTTGGATACAGTGGTGGCATAAGGGGGGCACCCAACCCTTCTCTCTATTCTAAGGGACCAGATTCTCTTCAGGCCCGCTCCTCACCCATGCTTTCAGAGAGACACTCACATTTTGCAAAGAGCGCAAGGGCTGAACAGTCTTTTGCTGACCAAAGAACTTCAGTCAAAGGAAATTATGCAGCCCTCACTATCCAACAGGGCCAGGGCAGGATGCGGACTGAAACCATGCAGCCTGTTGAGGCAGGCAGAGATGCAGCATTGGTAGGACACAGGTCTTCCTCATGCTCAAGTCCGAAACAGATGCATCAGAGACCTAGCATTCTTAGACCACCCCACCCAGACTCCCAGAGTCAGATTAATGGACAAAGCCCAACAGAGTCCGGTGTCGTTTTAAGGGAGAAGCCACCCTCTGGAAAAAACCCCAGCCCTCTGCGGCATCCTTCTTATATCCTGGCTGTAAATGACGATGGAGCAGATTCCACAGCAGATGTGGTGGCATGCTGGCTTCCCAACGATGCACGTCGAGAGATACACATACGCCGCCTTGGGGAACAACATCACACCTCCTGCTCCAGCAACCTGGATGAGTCTCTGGACTCCATTCCATTCATTG ATGAACCAGTTAGCCCCAGTGTAGACCGAGAGGCTGCTCCTATTCCACCTTCTTCTGTGATATCTGTTGCACCATCCATAACGACAGGCCCCTCCAGTCCAGGCTCACCATGCCCTGCCATTCGTCGTCAGCTGTCACATGACCAAG AGTCTCTGAGAAGTGCTTTGCTGGAGTCTGAATCAGCCAGTAAAACAGAGCGGTCCAAGTCCTATGATGAGGGTTTGGATAATTACCAGGAAGAGGTCAGAGG GAGATCTTCCAGTAAGCATATGCCCAGTTTCAGGGGCCTGAGAAAG GCTCTGGATGGACATAAATCATCTGCAGACTCTGGATCTCGAAGGGATTCCTCTTCTGATATATTTGCTGATTCTTCCAAAGAGGGGTTGCTTAACTTTAGGCAGCTTAATACAGATAAAAATAAG CGTGTTGGTGGGGGGATGAGATCATGGAAGCAGATGTATGCTGTTTTACAAGGTCACACTCTAACCCTCTACAAAGACAGGAAGGATGCGTCGTCACACGCTTCGACACAATGTGACGAGGACCCACAACGAATTAGCATCAAGGCCTGTCTGATTGATATCTCCTACAGCGATACGAGACGCAAGAATGTGCTGCGACTGACCACCTCTGACTGCGAGTATTTGTTCCAGGCAGAAGGGAGGGATGAAATGCTGTCTTGGATCAAAGTCATTCAAGAAAACAGTAACCCAGATGAAGAG AATGGTGCTGTAACAAGCCAAGACTTGATCAGTCGAAAGATCAAGGAATACAACATGATGAG TGCTCCCAGCAGTCGGTCCGAACCCTCCCCCAAAACTACCCGTCAGTCCCTCAGCATCAAACAAGCCTTCCTGGGAGGTAAAACAGATGCAAAGATCCACAGCCCCCATTCTCCAAAAACAGGAGAGGAGCGGAGGGCACTGAAAG ATGATTCTAGTCCTCCAAGGGACAGAAATTGGAAAATGGGTATTGCAGGAATCATGAGGAAGCCCTTTGAAAAAAAGACTTCAGCTGGGGTCACATTCGGGGTACGGCTTGATGACTGTCCACCTGCACAGGCTAATAGG tttgttCCTCTGATCGTGGAGATATGCTGTAAAGTGGTGGAGGAGCGAGGGCTGGAGTACACAGGAATCTATAGAGTCCCAGGGAACAATGCTGCCATCTCCAGCATGCAGGAGGAGCTCAACAGCAAAGGCATGACTGACATTGACATCCAGGAAGAT AAATGGCGGGACCTTAATGTCATCAGTAGTTTACTGAAGTCGTTCTTCCGAAAACTTCCTGAACCTCTGTTTACAAATG AAAAGTATGCTGATTTTATTGAAGCCAACAGAACAGAAGACTCAGTGGAGAGGTTAAAGGAGCTCAAAAGACTG ATCCATGAATTACCTGATCATCATTATGAAACTCTGAAATTCCTCTGTGCTCATCTCAAGAGGGTTTCTGACAACTGTGAAAAGAATAAG ATGGAGCCTCGTAACCTGGCGATTGTGTTCGGTCCTACGCTGGTCAGAACCTCTGAGGACAACATGATCAACATGGTCAATCACATGCCAGACCAGTGCAAGATAGTTGAGAACCTTATCCAGCAGTATGACTGGTTCTTCACTGATGATACTGTTGAGGACCCTGTT ACCACAGCTGAGCAGGAAAGCACAGTGCAGTCTCAGCCTGTGCCCAATATCGACCACCTGCTTTCCAACATCGGAAGGACCGCACCTTCACCGGGCGAAGTCTCAG ATTCGGCATGTAGTGACTCCTCCAAATCAAAG CAGGGCTTGTGGGGGTCAGGTAAGGATCAGTGTAGCAAAGAGATGCTGCGCTCCTCCTTCTTCGCCAGCCGCAAACGCAAGAAGCCTAAGGACAAAGCTCACCCCAGCAGTTCAGACGACGACCTGGATGCTGTGTTCTCCAAGAAGGAGCTCCCGGAGGAGAGCCAGCAGCAGCCGCTGTGGTCCCCAGACAGGGGGGCCGAGGAAGAGGGGGAGACAGATAAAGAGTGTGTTAAAGAGAAGCACAGGGGCAGCTCAGAGGAGCAGTGTGACAAAATCAACAGGGAAGAGTCTCTCTCCAGTAGCCTGGTATCGCAGCCATCTCCCTCCCTGCCTCCAGAACACATTTCCTCCAGTCTTCATACTGGCTCTCCCTATACCTCGCCCTCCCATTCCCCTAACCTCAGCTACCGCATGCCAATGGTACACCAGTCGTCTCTGTCAGACCCACCCTACAACTATGATGATACAGTGTCCGACCTCGGTACGATGAACAGCACCAGCTCTCAGGCTTCAGTGCCCAGAGTGAGGCGTGGCAAGATGGTGACTCTGGGTCCAGAGGCAGGCCCCAATGGACTGGGAGCTGAGGTTTGCTCCATCACCTCCGACTACTCCACCACCTCTTCCATGACGTTTCTGACCGGAGCAGAGCTCAGTGCCCTCAGTCCTGAAGTGCAGTCTGTGGCTGAAAGCAGGGGTGGGGATGATGCAGATGATGAGAGAAGTGAGCTCATTAGTGAAGGAAGGCCAATGGAGACAGACAGCGAGAGCGACttgtctgtgtttactgttggGAGAGTGAATCAAAGAGAACTGCAGCAAGCGTCGCAACCTCTCTCCTCCCACAGACTCATTGAATGTGATACACTTTCCAGAAAGAAAGCTGCTCAACAGAAAACCAACAGCGAATCCTCACTGGATGGTGCCCGGAGTGACAAAGATTCCAACAAACTGCCACATATTATGGGGTCTGTTAAAGGCCGTTCTACAGGCAGCCTCAGCTCGTCATCTCGTGGTGACCTGGATAAGGCAGAACCTACGTGGAGGCTGAAGATCACAGACCGACTGAAGGTGCGACTGCGAATGTCTGTGGATGACATGTTTGGTGTGGGCAGCCAGAGGAGCCGGTCCCCAGAGGGCCGCAGTAAGAAGAAGAACATCAGACGCAGACACACCATGGGTGGTCAGAGGGACTTTGCAGAGCTGTCTGTTTTGGGAGATTGGCCACAGCAGGGTGGTATTGGTTCAGGCTCGCGGTCAGAGCTCTCAGCTGTCGACCGACTAAAGCCGAAGTGCAGCTCTCAGGACTTCTCCATTGGAGACTGGATTGCTCGCGAGCGCCACCGCACCAGCAATCCTGAGGTCAGCCTCGACTCCTCTGATCAGCAGGGGCTGCTGTGCATGGGAAACCCCCAAAACCTCGGAGCCTCGTCCTCATCTGAACTCCCACCTCTTCCAACTGAGGTGTTGAACGGTGTCCCCCAGAGTAAAAATCTGAGCCTTTCAGCGACCGCTCATCCACATAAACTTAGCAGTTCGCAGGTGGTCCATTCACGATTCTATCAGTACCTTTGA
- the arhgap21b gene encoding rho GTPase-activating protein 21 isoform X4 gives MMASRWVNSCEDDERQQARSSLCESDSPEWRSLFDSPSAQYPTEDEPFSWPRPKTVRLHRTSQGFGFTLRHFIVYPPESTVHSFPEEDHGRRGRQRNRLEPMDTIFVKQVKEGGPAHEAGLCTGDRIVKVNGASIIGKAYCEVISLIQDSGDFLELCVMPKDEDILQLAYSQDAYLRGHSSYSGNACHIPEPPPLCYPRVDCKPTGMAQVTDSAGQVCRGSAAPPDHGYRKEITVPPSPPPQPYPKSQMAVCMRNDSVRTVVVPPDTIQKGRVGPAQRIDYIDPVLVKGRPGSLAQYPQPRMADVYPAGPAMVSYGGQAPHYQANHQNIDWRTYQTYREYIDNKGIHSYGSRTIQERLDSLRASSQNTFSATHHIPWGDWGPKGIRRRSTSHERSYQGPPPQFQIAPRSASQDRMSNAERMARNWPPRSVSQDAILHKPRAKSIDYVEHTEFSRPSERRGVYGRTDQGTRPSRQSMPRQAMLYRPSVGYSGGIRGAPNPSLYSKGPDSLQARSSPMLSERHSHFAKSARAEQSFADQRTSVKGNYAALTIQQGQGRMRTETMQPVEAGRDAALVGHRSSSCSSPKQMHQRPSILRPPHPDSQSQINGQSPTESGVVLREKPPSGKNPSPLRHPSYILAVNDDGADSTADVVACWLPNDARREIHIRRLGEQHHTSCSSNLDESLDSIPFIDEPVSPSVDREAAPIPPSSVISVAPSITTGPSSPGSPCPAIRRQLSHDQESLRSALLESESASKTERSKSYDEGLDNYQEEVRGRSSSKHMPSFRGLRKALDGHKSSADSGSRRDSSSDIFADSSKEGLLNFRQLNTDKNKRVGGGMRSWKQMYAVLQGHTLTLYKDRKDASSHASTQCDEDPQRISIKACLIDISYSDTRRKNVLRLTTSDCEYLFQAEGRDEMLSWIKVIQENSNPDEENGAVTSQDLISRKIKEYNMMSAPSSRSEPSPKTTRQSLSIKQAFLGGKTDAKIHSPHSPKTGEERRALKDDSSPPRDRNWKMGIAGIMRKPFEKKTSAGVTFGVRLDDCPPAQANRFVPLIVEICCKVVEERGLEYTGIYRVPGNNAAISSMQEELNSKGMTDIDIQEDKWRDLNVISSLLKSFFRKLPEPLFTNEKYADFIEANRTEDSVERLKELKRLIHELPDHHYETLKFLCAHLKRVSDNCEKNKMEPRNLAIVFGPTLVRTSEDNMINMVNHMPDQCKIVENLIQQYDWFFTDDTVEDPVTTAEQESTVQSQPVPNIDHLLSNIGRTAPSPGEVSDSACSDSSKSKGLWGSGKDQCSKEMLRSSFFASRKRKKPKDKAHPSSSDDDLDAVFSKKELPEESQQQPLWSPDRGAEEEGETDKECVKEKHRGSSEEQCDKINREESLSSSLVSQPSPSLPPEHISSSLHTGSPYTSPSHSPNLSYRMPMVHQSSLSDPPYNYDDTVSDLGTMNSTSSQASVPRVRRGKMVTLGPEAGPNGLGAEVCSITSDYSTTSSMTFLTGAELSALSPEVQSVAESRGGDDADDERSELISEGRPMETDSESDLSVFTVGRVNQRELQQASQPLSSHRLIECDTLSRKKAAQQKTNSESSLDGARSDKDSNKLPHIMGSVKGRSTGSLSSSSRGDLDKAEPTWRLKITDRLKVRLRMSVDDMFGVGSQRSRSPEGRSKKKNIRRRHTMGGQRDFAELSVLGDWPQQGGIGSGSRSELSAVDRLKPKCSSQDFSIGDWIARERHRTSNPEVSLDSSDQQGLLCMGNPQNLGASSSSELPPLPTEVLNGVPQSKNLSLSATAHPHKLSSSQVVHSRFYQYL, from the exons GCCTACTCTCAGGATGCCTACCTCCGTGGCCACAGTAGCTACAGCGGAAATGCCTGTCACATTCCTGAGCCGCCCCCACTATGTTACCCCAGAGTAGACTGTAAGCCTACGGGCATGGCCCAGGTGACTGACTCAGCAGGACAGGTCTGCCGAGGGTCAGCAGCGCCTCCTGACCATGGGTACCGGAAGGAGATCACTGTGcccccatctcctcctcctcagccatATCCAAAAAGCCAGATGGCAGTTTGCATGCGCAACGACAGCGTGAGAACTGTAGTGGTTCCCCCTGATACAATCCAAAAAGGGCGTGTGGGTCCAGCACAAAGGATAGATTACATAGACCCTGTCTTAGTCAAGGGGAGACCTGGGTCACTAGCGCAGTACCCTCAACCTAGAATGGCTGATGTCTACCCCGCTGGTCCAGCAATGGTTTCATATGGTGGTCAGGCACCTCACTACCAAGCCAACCATCAAAACATTGATTGGCGTACTTATCAGACATACAGGGAATACATTGACAACAAAGGAATCCATTCCTATGGTAGTCGGACTATTCAAGAGAGACTGGACAGTTTGCGAGCTTCCAGTCAGAACACCTTTAGTGCTACTCATCACATTCCCTGGGGAGACTGGGGTCCTAAGGGGATACGACGGAGAAGTACCTCCCATGAACGGTCATATCAAGGACCTCCACCCCAGTTTCAGATTGCCCCACGCAGTGCCTCCCAAGACAGGATGAGCAATGCAGAGAGGATGGCCAGGAACTGGCCCCCTCGCAGCGTTTCCCAAGATGCCATACTGCACAAACCCCGGGCAAAATCCATAGATTATGTTGAACATACAGAGTTTTCTCGGCCcagtgagaggagaggagtatATGGAAGAACAGACCAAGGTACGAGACCCAGCCGACAGTCTATGCCCAGACAGGCCATGCTCTACAGGCCTTCAGTTGGATACAGTGGTGGCATAAGGGGGGCACCCAACCCTTCTCTCTATTCTAAGGGACCAGATTCTCTTCAGGCCCGCTCCTCACCCATGCTTTCAGAGAGACACTCACATTTTGCAAAGAGCGCAAGGGCTGAACAGTCTTTTGCTGACCAAAGAACTTCAGTCAAAGGAAATTATGCAGCCCTCACTATCCAACAGGGCCAGGGCAGGATGCGGACTGAAACCATGCAGCCTGTTGAGGCAGGCAGAGATGCAGCATTGGTAGGACACAGGTCTTCCTCATGCTCAAGTCCGAAACAGATGCATCAGAGACCTAGCATTCTTAGACCACCCCACCCAGACTCCCAGAGTCAGATTAATGGACAAAGCCCAACAGAGTCCGGTGTCGTTTTAAGGGAGAAGCCACCCTCTGGAAAAAACCCCAGCCCTCTGCGGCATCCTTCTTATATCCTGGCTGTAAATGACGATGGAGCAGATTCCACAGCAGATGTGGTGGCATGCTGGCTTCCCAACGATGCACGTCGAGAGATACACATACGCCGCCTTGGGGAACAACATCACACCTCCTGCTCCAGCAACCTGGATGAGTCTCTGGACTCCATTCCATTCATTG ATGAACCAGTTAGCCCCAGTGTAGACCGAGAGGCTGCTCCTATTCCACCTTCTTCTGTGATATCTGTTGCACCATCCATAACGACAGGCCCCTCCAGTCCAGGCTCACCATGCCCTGCCATTCGTCGTCAGCTGTCACATGACCAAG AGTCTCTGAGAAGTGCTTTGCTGGAGTCTGAATCAGCCAGTAAAACAGAGCGGTCCAAGTCCTATGATGAGGGTTTGGATAATTACCAGGAAGAGGTCAGAGG GAGATCTTCCAGTAAGCATATGCCCAGTTTCAGGGGCCTGAGAAAG GCTCTGGATGGACATAAATCATCTGCAGACTCTGGATCTCGAAGGGATTCCTCTTCTGATATATTTGCTGATTCTTCCAAAGAGGGGTTGCTTAACTTTAGGCAGCTTAATACAGATAAAAATAAG CGTGTTGGTGGGGGGATGAGATCATGGAAGCAGATGTATGCTGTTTTACAAGGTCACACTCTAACCCTCTACAAAGACAGGAAGGATGCGTCGTCACACGCTTCGACACAATGTGACGAGGACCCACAACGAATTAGCATCAAGGCCTGTCTGATTGATATCTCCTACAGCGATACGAGACGCAAGAATGTGCTGCGACTGACCACCTCTGACTGCGAGTATTTGTTCCAGGCAGAAGGGAGGGATGAAATGCTGTCTTGGATCAAAGTCATTCAAGAAAACAGTAACCCAGATGAAGAG AATGGTGCTGTAACAAGCCAAGACTTGATCAGTCGAAAGATCAAGGAATACAACATGATGAG TGCTCCCAGCAGTCGGTCCGAACCCTCCCCCAAAACTACCCGTCAGTCCCTCAGCATCAAACAAGCCTTCCTGGGAGGTAAAACAGATGCAAAGATCCACAGCCCCCATTCTCCAAAAACAGGAGAGGAGCGGAGGGCACTGAAAG ATGATTCTAGTCCTCCAAGGGACAGAAATTGGAAAATGGGTATTGCAGGAATCATGAGGAAGCCCTTTGAAAAAAAGACTTCAGCTGGGGTCACATTCGGGGTACGGCTTGATGACTGTCCACCTGCACAGGCTAATAGG tttgttCCTCTGATCGTGGAGATATGCTGTAAAGTGGTGGAGGAGCGAGGGCTGGAGTACACAGGAATCTATAGAGTCCCAGGGAACAATGCTGCCATCTCCAGCATGCAGGAGGAGCTCAACAGCAAAGGCATGACTGACATTGACATCCAGGAAGAT AAATGGCGGGACCTTAATGTCATCAGTAGTTTACTGAAGTCGTTCTTCCGAAAACTTCCTGAACCTCTGTTTACAAATG AAAAGTATGCTGATTTTATTGAAGCCAACAGAACAGAAGACTCAGTGGAGAGGTTAAAGGAGCTCAAAAGACTG ATCCATGAATTACCTGATCATCATTATGAAACTCTGAAATTCCTCTGTGCTCATCTCAAGAGGGTTTCTGACAACTGTGAAAAGAATAAG ATGGAGCCTCGTAACCTGGCGATTGTGTTCGGTCCTACGCTGGTCAGAACCTCTGAGGACAACATGATCAACATGGTCAATCACATGCCAGACCAGTGCAAGATAGTTGAGAACCTTATCCAGCAGTATGACTGGTTCTTCACTGATGATACTGTTGAGGACCCTGTT ACCACAGCTGAGCAGGAAAGCACAGTGCAGTCTCAGCCTGTGCCCAATATCGACCACCTGCTTTCCAACATCGGAAGGACCGCACCTTCACCGGGCGAAGTCTCAG ATTCGGCATGTAGTGACTCCTCCAAATCAAAG GGCTTGTGGGGGTCAGGTAAGGATCAGTGTAGCAAAGAGATGCTGCGCTCCTCCTTCTTCGCCAGCCGCAAACGCAAGAAGCCTAAGGACAAAGCTCACCCCAGCAGTTCAGACGACGACCTGGATGCTGTGTTCTCCAAGAAGGAGCTCCCGGAGGAGAGCCAGCAGCAGCCGCTGTGGTCCCCAGACAGGGGGGCCGAGGAAGAGGGGGAGACAGATAAAGAGTGTGTTAAAGAGAAGCACAGGGGCAGCTCAGAGGAGCAGTGTGACAAAATCAACAGGGAAGAGTCTCTCTCCAGTAGCCTGGTATCGCAGCCATCTCCCTCCCTGCCTCCAGAACACATTTCCTCCAGTCTTCATACTGGCTCTCCCTATACCTCGCCCTCCCATTCCCCTAACCTCAGCTACCGCATGCCAATGGTACACCAGTCGTCTCTGTCAGACCCACCCTACAACTATGATGATACAGTGTCCGACCTCGGTACGATGAACAGCACCAGCTCTCAGGCTTCAGTGCCCAGAGTGAGGCGTGGCAAGATGGTGACTCTGGGTCCAGAGGCAGGCCCCAATGGACTGGGAGCTGAGGTTTGCTCCATCACCTCCGACTACTCCACCACCTCTTCCATGACGTTTCTGACCGGAGCAGAGCTCAGTGCCCTCAGTCCTGAAGTGCAGTCTGTGGCTGAAAGCAGGGGTGGGGATGATGCAGATGATGAGAGAAGTGAGCTCATTAGTGAAGGAAGGCCAATGGAGACAGACAGCGAGAGCGACttgtctgtgtttactgttggGAGAGTGAATCAAAGAGAACTGCAGCAAGCGTCGCAACCTCTCTCCTCCCACAGACTCATTGAATGTGATACACTTTCCAGAAAGAAAGCTGCTCAACAGAAAACCAACAGCGAATCCTCACTGGATGGTGCCCGGAGTGACAAAGATTCCAACAAACTGCCACATATTATGGGGTCTGTTAAAGGCCGTTCTACAGGCAGCCTCAGCTCGTCATCTCGTGGTGACCTGGATAAGGCAGAACCTACGTGGAGGCTGAAGATCACAGACCGACTGAAGGTGCGACTGCGAATGTCTGTGGATGACATGTTTGGTGTGGGCAGCCAGAGGAGCCGGTCCCCAGAGGGCCGCAGTAAGAAGAAGAACATCAGACGCAGACACACCATGGGTGGTCAGAGGGACTTTGCAGAGCTGTCTGTTTTGGGAGATTGGCCACAGCAGGGTGGTATTGGTTCAGGCTCGCGGTCAGAGCTCTCAGCTGTCGACCGACTAAAGCCGAAGTGCAGCTCTCAGGACTTCTCCATTGGAGACTGGATTGCTCGCGAGCGCCACCGCACCAGCAATCCTGAGGTCAGCCTCGACTCCTCTGATCAGCAGGGGCTGCTGTGCATGGGAAACCCCCAAAACCTCGGAGCCTCGTCCTCATCTGAACTCCCACCTCTTCCAACTGAGGTGTTGAACGGTGTCCCCCAGAGTAAAAATCTGAGCCTTTCAGCGACCGCTCATCCACATAAACTTAGCAGTTCGCAGGTGGTCCATTCACGATTCTATCAGTACCTTTGA